One stretch of Brassica napus cultivar Da-Ae unplaced genomic scaffold, Da-Ae ScsIHWf_2792;HRSCAF=3566, whole genome shotgun sequence DNA includes these proteins:
- the LOC125602286 gene encoding uncharacterized protein LOC125602286 translates to MASEDEPLGLEAVNQADLLTRIRQAQSLDENLQKVALNDKTEYQVASDGTILVHGRISVPNVRELKEEIMSQSHKSKFSVHPGLNKMNRKDSVWVVVDRLTKSALFIPIKKTDGVEPLVQIYMEQVTLAIGRVCLQHSFHTSIGMSPYEALYGRPCRTPLCWTQVGERSMIGPEIVEETTEKIKFIRDKMKEAQDRHKSYADKRRKHVEFEVDDMVYLKMITFRGRKRVSGRGKLDPRYLDQDIVIPEIPSDLGTNLTLETRPVRIVDRMEKAMRNKTIQMVKVVWECSGQEQVTWETEMRMKADYPEWY, encoded by the exons ATGGCCAGCGAGGACGAGCCGTTGGGTTTAGAAGCAGTGAACCAGGCTGATCTCcttaccaggatcaggcaagcacaaAGCTTGGATGAGAACCTCCAGAAGGTTGCTCTGAATGATAAAACCGAGTACCAGGTTGCGAGTGATGGTACGATTTTGGTCCATGGGAGGATCAGTGTTCCGAATGTAAGGgaactaaaggaagagattatgagtcagtctcataagtctaagttctcTGTGCACCcgggactgaacaagat GAATAGAAAGGATTCGGTTTGGGTAGTGGTGGATCGTCTGACCAAGTCAGCTCTGTTCATACCAATCAAGAAGACTGATGGTGTGGAGCCCTTGGTACAGATTTACATGGAACAGGTG ACACTTGCCATTGgtagagtttgcttacaacacAGCTTCCATACCAGTATTGGGATGTCGCCCTACGAAGCTTTGTACGGACGGCCCTGCAGGACaccattatgctggacccaagtgggggagcgcagcatgataggACCTGAGATAGTGGAGGAGACCACGGAGAAGATTAAGTTCATCCGTGACAAGATGAAGGAGGCACAGGACCGTCACAAGTCTTATGCGGATAAGAGAAGGAAACATGTTGAGTTTGAGGTGGACGACATGGTCTACCTCAAGATGATTACTTTCAGAGGTCGGAAAAGGGTTTCTGGCCGAGGGAAGTTGGATccaaggtacttgg ATCAAGACATTGTGATACCGGAAATTCCATCTGATCTAGGCACGAACCTCACCTTGGAgacaaggccggttcggattgtagacaggatggaaaaagcaatgagGAACAAGACCATTCAAATGGTCAAAGTCGTGTGGGAATGCAGTGGGCAAGAACAagtcacttgggaaaccgagatgagaatgaaagctgactatCCAGAGTGGTATG